A region from the Branchiostoma lanceolatum isolate klBraLanc5 chromosome 2, klBraLanc5.hap2, whole genome shotgun sequence genome encodes:
- the LOC136428449 gene encoding ankyrin repeat and SOCS box protein 7-like, which yields MPKQKARRRQTAVRKRRLSPKENAARYTSIQEAIGLGDHRLVQDLLQDGVDPNYFLQSGFSLLHLAVAVNRERCVRMLLEHGAHPHVGDRNRGYTPLHIAATCGQIRIARLILGHENCYQIANATSDRGLTPLHVATATNKNSIQMITLLVEGGAEVNAATVNGDTPLSLVVRSEKRRVCARQLLEKGADVDAQQGFPLCFAVLNNDNDLVRLLLVHGANVNFRGISHGHTPLHLSVVVDNLRATQLLYEFGAEPYCLNQSGKSALQLAELCSRVSRDNHPCYTFLQERSRSPRTLQEICRLYIRRTLGKWRLQHINDLPLTKVMIQFLNHE from the exons ATGCCTAAACAGAAGGCGAGACGTAGGCAGACAGCTGTCAGGAAGAGACGACTCTCGCCGAAGGAAAACGCAGCCCGTTATACCTCCATCCAGGAGGCCATTGGCTTGGGTGATCATAG GCTTGTTCAAGACTTGCTACAGGATGGGGTTGATCCTAACTACTTCCTGCAGAGTGGGTTCTCCCTGCTCCACCTGGCCGTGGCTGTTAACAGGGAGAGGTGTGTCAGGATGCTGCTCGAACATGGAG CACATCCACATGTTGGGGACAGAAACCGTGGTTACACCCCGCTGCACATCGCTGCAACCTGCGGGCAGATCCGTATCGCGCGCCTCATCCTCGGCCACGAGAACTGTTACCAAATCGCCAACGCCACCAGCGACCGCGGGCTCACCCCTTTACATGTTGCCACTGCTACGAACAAGAACTCCATACAGATGATTACATTGCTGGTAGAGGGGGGTGCAGAAGTGAACGCTGCCACGGTTAATGGCGACACCCCCCTGTCCCTTGTGGTACGGTCTGAGAAGAGGCGGGTCTGTGCACGACAGCTCTTGGAGAAGGGCGCGGACGTTGACGCACAGCAGGGATTCCCTCTGTGTTTCGCTGTCTTGaacaatgacaatgaccttGTGAGACTACTCTTGGTTCATGGCGCCAACGTTAACTTCCGAGGGATCAGCCATGGACACACGCCACTGCACCTCTCAGTCGTGGTGGACAATCTCCGAGCGACGCAGCTGTTGTACGAGTTTGGCGCCGAGCCGTACTGTCTGAACCAGAGTGGGAAGAGTGCCCTGCAGCTGGCTGAACTCTGTAGTAGGGTCTCCAGGGACAACCATCCATGTTACACTTTTCTACAGGAGAGAAGTA GATCTCCTCGGACTTTGCAGGAAATTTGCCGACTGTATATCAGGAGGACTTTGGGCAAGTGGAGACTCCAACACATCAACGACCTACCACTCACCAAAGTCATGATTCAGTTCCTAAACCATGAATAG